The segment CAGCCAGTTTCTCCGCATAGGCCAAGGCATGACTGGACTCCAGCGCCGGCATGATCCCTTCGGTTCGTGTCAGACGATGAAAGGCGTTGAGTGCCTCGTCGTCGGTCGCTGCGACGTAGTTGGCGCGCCCGCTGTCCTTCAACCAGGCGTGCTCCGGTCCCACACCGGGGTAGTCGAGACCGGCGGATATCGAATGGGTTTCGATGATCTGCCCGTCGGCATCCTCCATCAGGTAAGTGCGATTGCCATGCAGTACGCCCGGCTTACCGGCGCAGAGCGGCGCGGCATGATGACCGCTTGCCAGACCGTCGCCGGCGGCTTCTACACCATAGAGATCGACGTCTTCGTCATCCAGAAAGGGATGGAACAGACCGATGGCGTTCGAGCCGCCTCCCACGCACGCTACCAGCGCATCGGGAAGACGACCCTCGCGTTCCTGGATCTGCGCTCGCGCCTCGCGCCCGATCACCGCCTGAAAATCGCGCACCATCATCGGGTAGGGGTGAGGTCCGGCCACGGTCCCGATGATGTAAAAGGTGTTGTCCACGTTGGATACCCAGTCGCGCATCGCCTCGTTAAGAGCATCCTTGAGCGTCTTCGACCCCGATTCCACGGCAACCACTTGCGCCCCGAGCAACCGCATGCGAAAGACATTGATCGCCTGGCGCTTGATATCTTCTGAACCCATATAGACCACACACTCCAGCCCCAGACGCGCCGCAACGGTAGCGGTCGCGACCCCATGTTGGCCGGCGCCGGTCTCGGCGATGATCCGGGTTTTACCCATACGCCGGGCCAGCAACGCCTGACCAATGCAATTGTTCACTTTGTGTGCACCCGTATGATTGAGGTCTTCGCGCTTGAGATAGATGCGCGCACCGCCAACCTCACGGCTCAAACGTTCGGCCAGATAGAGCGGCGAAGGGCGGCCGACATAGTGCGCGAAATCGTCATCCATCTCGGCCAAAAACTCCGGATCTTCGCAAAAGCGCAAATACGCGGCACGCAGCTCCTCCAGTGGCTCCATCAGCGTCTCGGCGACGAACCGGCCGCCATAGGGGCCAAAATGCCCTCTGCTATCGGGCATGGTCTCACTCCCTGGTACGAAATCAACGGCATTCTGCATTGCGAACTCCTCGGATAAACGCGGCGAGCTTGGCGGGATCCTTGATCCCCTTTGCCGCCTCGACGCCTCCGCTCACATCCACCGCGTCGGGACGGACCTGGCGAATCGCCTCTTCAATATTCTCAGGTGTCAGCCCACCGGCCAGCACGATGGGTTTCGCGCGCTCATGGGGTATACGCTCCCAATCGAAACGGTTTCCGGTTCCGCCAGGGATACCCGGTTGATAGCTGTCCAGCAACACCCCGGCCGCATCACCGAAATCACGCATCACGCGCTGCAGATCCAGGCCGTCCCGCATCCGTATCGCTTTCAAATAGGGGCGCTGGTAGCGCCGGCATTGCTCCGGGCGCTCGTCGCCGTGAAACTGCAGCAAACCCAGCGGCACCCGGCCAAGCACCTCCTCAACGAAAGCGGGTTCCGGATCAACGAAAAGACCTACGACCGTGAGCAGGGGTGGCATTGCCGCGACCACTGCCTGAGCCTGCACAACCGTCACGGCGCGCGGGCTCGCCGGATAGAAGACCAGGCCGATCGCATCGGCACCCAGGCGGGCGGCAACAGCGCCATCATCGGGGCGCGTAATGCCGCAGATCTTGATTCGAATATGCACAGAGCCAGATCATCGAAAAGAGGGTGAGCGTAGCAGAAAACCCCAACACGTAAAAACGCAGCGATCAGTAGGGAAGGGATGGCAGTTGATGAGCGGGTAACGGGAAGCGCTGTGGATACTCGACCGCCATGAAATAGAGCCCTTGAGGTGGCGCGGTTACCCCACCCAGGGTGCGATCGCGATGCTTCAGCACTTCACGAGTCCAATCACTGTCCCGTTCCCCACGGCCAATGGTAATCAGTACACCGGCAATGTTGCGTACCATGTGATGCAAAAACGCATTCGCCACGACGTCAATCACCACCAGTTCACCGTGCCGCGCCACGCCCAGATCATGAAT is part of the Pseudomonadota bacterium genome and harbors:
- the trpB gene encoding tryptophan synthase subunit beta encodes the protein MQNAVDFVPGSETMPDSRGHFGPYGGRFVAETLMEPLEELRAAYLRFCEDPEFLAEMDDDFAHYVGRPSPLYLAERLSREVGGARIYLKREDLNHTGAHKVNNCIGQALLARRMGKTRIIAETGAGQHGVATATVAARLGLECVVYMGSEDIKRQAINVFRMRLLGAQVVAVESGSKTLKDALNEAMRDWVSNVDNTFYIIGTVAGPHPYPMMVRDFQAVIGREARAQIQEREGRLPDALVACVGGGSNAIGLFHPFLDDEDVDLYGVEAAGDGLASGHHAAPLCAGKPGVLHGNRTYLMEDADGQIIETHSISAGLDYPGVGPEHAWLKDSGRANYVAATDDEALNAFHRLTRTEGIMPALESSHALAYAEKLAAELGREKLIIVNLSGRGDKDIHTVAALEGIEI
- a CDS encoding phosphoribosylanthranilate isomerase, with protein sequence MHIRIKICGITRPDDGAVAARLGADAIGLVFYPASPRAVTVVQAQAVVAAMPPLLTVVGLFVDPEPAFVEEVLGRVPLGLLQFHGDERPEQCRRYQRPYLKAIRMRDGLDLQRVMRDFGDAAGVLLDSYQPGIPGGTGNRFDWERIPHERAKPIVLAGGLTPENIEEAIRQVRPDAVDVSGGVEAAKGIKDPAKLAAFIRGVRNAECR